DNA sequence from the Nitrospirota bacterium genome:
GGACGCCGGCCACCTCTACGACCGCTCGAACGGCGCCCCCTGCGATAATCCCAGCCCCCTTCTGTGCCGGTTTCAGAAGAACATGCTCGGCACCGAACAATCCATGGACCTCGTGCGCAATCGTTCCAGAGGTGAGGGCGACATGCACCAGGTTTTTCTTGGCCTGTTCAACCGCCTTCGAGATCGCGACAGGCACTTCGGCGGCCTTTCCTTTTCCAATGCCGACCCATCCCTGTCCATCTCCGACGACAACCAGCGCGCAGAAGTTAAACCGCTTTCCACCCTTGACGACTTTTGCGACGCGGTTGATAAAGACAACCTTGTCCTTCAGGCTTAGTTCATCTGGATTAACTCGCACGCTAGTTACCCTCTCCGGTCATTCGGTTAAAGTTGAGGTTCAGGCTGAGGATGATTTGGGTTCGTTGTTCACCTCGCATGCTTGACCTCGACCTTAGCCTCAACCTAAAATTTTAGACCACCTTCACGCGATGCT
Encoded proteins:
- the rpsE gene encoding 30S ribosomal protein S5; its protein translation is MRVNPDELSLKDKVVFINRVAKVVKGGKRFNFCALVVVGDGQGWVGIGKGKAAEVPVAISKAVEQAKKNLVHVALTSGTIAHEVHGLFGAEHVLLKPAQKGAGIIAGGAVRAVVEVAGVHNVIAKTLGRGNPFNTVRATLNGLCQLRNAEDVLNVRRNGAGDAQNRVSA